AGTTcaattttttgagaataaagTGAGTAATAAGAATGACACTTCAAAATCCTCAGCATGTTCATGATCACTCCTTGCTTGTGTGTCCTCAATGTGAtgtgaggaattttttttaaataaaaaaaaatcctttgattttatatatgcTTTGATAAAAGATCtgatttgttttacttttgatGTTTTAGaactaataaaatgaaaattttcattatttttgtttaattttcattttgttaattATTGTGCTGTATTTTAAATACAATTGAGGATTTGggctaaaattgtaaggaagaaatattaaaattaaaaacccaattCTTTGTTTTGTCTGTTTCAATTTTAATACACTCTTATGAGGTTTATATTGAATTTCTTTTGATGGCATCTTCATAAGTTCAGACTTGTAAATTTCACCCAAAGTTGTTAATATAATAATccaattttaattcttttgtcATAGACTGACCCCTGAATGATTTTCACAGATACATTAGGATCTGGCAGCTATTGCTATTCTATCCTAGTTACTTTCACATTCAGAGAGAGTTTGATTCTTGTGGGAGAGGACTAGTTCCCATTTCTTCTTTGTGTTCTCGTAAGCTCACTTCTAGATTTTAAGTGTAAAGATGACTGTAAGAACTCCAGGAACACCTGCTTCAAAGATAGACAGGACACCAGTATCAACCCCGGGAGGGCCAAGATCTAGGGAAGAGAAGATTGTCGTAACAGTACGGTTAAGGCCTCTAAACAAAAGGGAGCAGCTGGCCAAAGACCAAGTAGCATGGGATTGCATTGATGATCATACAATTGTGTATAAGCCCCCACCTCAGGAACGTTCAGCTCAACCGGCATCGTTCTCTTttggtatttgatttttttttttttttttttttttttttttttttttttattattttttttttatatcctctcaataattaattataatgtatatatataaaagtttgttttcattttgtttatgcTTTCAAAAATCATCAGTTAACTAGGTTCTTCTTATTACAGATAAAGTTTTTGGTCCTGCTAGTATAACCGAAGCAGTATATGAGGAAGGAGTAAAAACTGTTGCCCTGTCTTCTTTGATGGGCATCAATGGTAGTACATATCCTTTAATTCATATATCTTGACtacctttttaattttgttttttgcttgaaTTAAACAATCATTTCATATCTTGTATTGCAGCAACTATATTTGCATATGGACAAACTAGCAGTGGGAAGACGTACACAATGAGAGGAATCACAGAGAAAGCTGTTAATGATATCTATAGGCATATAATGAATGTAAGCTTTAGGGTAACCTAATATTCTTGTTCCTTGGATTTTTCTTGAATTCTATTCTGTGGCAGAGCAGGAACTTATTTTAGTGGGGCTGAGGCCCTGAACtagataattttataatttgacaTGAGGCCAAAATATACTCGAAACTTTATGATGATATTATGATTAAGGCATAAttacatctaataaaaattacaGTATAATTGAAGAATATCTTAACGAAATTCATGACACAAAAAGATAAGATATCTACAAAATAGAGAAGATAGTGTTTATTGAGAGACAAAAAGATAAGATACTTACAAAGTATTTCAAGTCATGCCTAGTATTGGCTGGggcaaaaagaaagaataacaaaatcaaGTATCCCCTGAAAAAGTTGAGCTTGGAGTTTTTCACTTTATTAAAATCTTCAATATTGATTTGTATAACTAGCTTCCCACTTGAACTTTCTATGTCACAAAATTCTTTATTTGTATGAGTACTTACTCGGGTTGATGAAGTCAGCAGCACATATCCCAACTAATTTTATGCTCATTTGGCATGATTGCAGACACCGGAGAGAGATTTTACAATCAAAATTTCTGGACTTGAAATATATAATGAGAATGTAAGAGACCTGTTAAATTCAGAATCTGGTCGCAATCTGAAGTTGTTGGATGATCCAGAGGTATTATATctgtaaatttttttctgtttttaggAACTTGCTTTGACTTTTGACTGATATTTTCCACCATCATCTGGAATTTTTGTCAATCTCTCCATGCAGAAAGGTACCGTGGTTGAGAAGTTGGTAGAGGAAACAGCAAATGATGATCAACATTTGAGACAATTGATCAGTATTTGTGAAGGTATAAAATTGTATCTCCTTATGCTTGAGTTAGCTTAGCttccttattatttttttatgtcttGGTGGCAATTTAccattttctttggttttgtagCTCAAAGGCAAGTTGGTGAAACTGCCCTTAATGATAACAGCTCACGGTCACATCAGATAATACGGCTGGTAACTTTCATGGATCATTTctcttgttattattattatttagatgaAGATTTTTCTTCTGACAAGTAACATATTATAAATACTTTTGTTTCTCCACACAGACAATTGAAAGTACTCTCCGTGAAAATTCAGATTGTGTGAGGTCTTTCATTGCAAGCTTGGTAAATATAAAGCATTCTTTCCTTTACCTGCTAATTTAAACTGCATCGATGCTTACTTTCATAGAGTAATTATTAATATCTATGATCTGCAGAATTTTGTAGATCTAGCTGGAAGCGAAAGAGCTTCACAGACACATGCAGATGGTGCTAGGCTCAGGGAAGGGTGCCATATTAACCTTAGCTTGATGACACTCACAACAGTAATCAGAAAACTGAGGTCAGAATCTACTATATCATGTTTTTCTGTATGGATACAGTATAGGCATCTTAAAGCCTGCTTTCATCTTGAACCTTGTAgtatttgcttatttattttatgagcaTTGTGCAATTTTAAAAGTTGCATTGGGCTCTATAAAAGAAGCACACATCTTCCTAACATGTAAACTGTCAAAAATGAAATAGGAAAATCTCGACTGGAACTAAATGTGGCCTAAGTTATAGATGAATTTATGTAAAATTCATACTTTGTAAAGATAGGATCAGGTGACAGAAGATAGGATCAGGTGAACATGCTTATTATTTGTAAAGAAACACACATCCTCCCACCAGTGCATGTGTCCTGTGTTTAGGTGACTTGTATAAAATTTATACGTTGTACTAATGAATTGAAAGCCTCATCTCCAGAATATAGGATCACTAGAAAAGTTTCTTTCTTTGCAGCAACCTGCATATGATCAAGTGTTTCTGTATGGTTTCCTGGACTTCCACTGAAATTGTTGACCCCTTTGTAGTTGAATGAATAGGGTGGACAGAATAGTCCATCATGGTTGATTTGTGGTGTTTTACATAGTTATGGTACAAAATTGGTAATACTTATTATAGGTGGTGGAACTTATTAGCAGTTTGTGAATACTGTGAGGAGCATTTTAAAGCTTAGTACAATATTTTCCATGATGATTGGGGCATAATGTACACATCCATCTAAATAGCCTATTGTTGATCCCCTGAATCATTTATATGCAGTGTCGGCAAAAGAAGTGGTCATATACCCTACAGAGACTCTAAGCTTACTCGCATATTGCAGCATTCACTTGGTGGGAATGCACGCACCGCCATCATATGTACTTTGAGCCCCGCAATGAGCCATGTTGAACAATCTCGAAACACTCTATACTTTGCTACCCGGGCAAAAGAAGTAACGAATAATGCCCAAGTAAACATGGTACTGTTGCGTTGTCCCCCTTGGTTAATTTCATTTTCTACTGATTTCAAAAGAAACACAAatactgattttttttcccctttaaacACTCATCAGGTTGTTTCAGACAAGCAACTAGTAAAACATTTGCAGAAGGAAGTAGCCAGGTTGGAAGCAGAACTGCGCACTCCTGAtccaaagaaggaaaaagatttcaaaattcaGCAGGTAAGGTTGCTATACATCTCAGGGTTGACTTTGGAGTTAGTGGAGTGGAGTTGAATCCATGATGGTTATTTCTTGTATTTGATCATGTCTAGATGGAGAAGGAAATGGAAGAATTGAGACGCCAAAGAGATCTTGCACAATCTCAGGTGGATGAATTACGCAAAAAACTTCAGGAGGACCAGCAggtctccctctctctcccaCACATACACGTGATTAATTTCAACTtctcacaaaaattaaaaataaaaatgtcatttCAATTTACTCTTTCATTTCTATTGTTCAGGGTTCAAATCCAATTGAATCTCCCCGTCCATCAGTGAAGAAATGTCTCTCCTATACCGGTGCACTATCTCCAAAACTTGAAGGCAAGGAGCTAGGCCGTGGTGATAAAGTGAGAAGTACAATGTTAAGGCAGTCTATGAGGCAATCATCAACAGCTCCGTTCACACTTATGCATGAAATTCGAAAACTAGAACACCTCCAGGAGCAGCTTGGAGAAGAAGCAAATCGAGCTCTTGAAGTACTACAAAAGGAGGTGGCTTGTCATAGATTGGGTAACCAGGATGCAGCTGAAACAATTGCTAAGCTACAAGCAGAAATAAGAGACATGCGCTCTGTGCGTTCATTACCAAGAGAAGTTGAAGTTGGAAATGTAGTTGCTCCTAATAAGAGTGTCAGTGCTAATTTGAAGGAAGAGATTACAAGACTTCATTCACAGGGTAGCACCATCGCCAACCTTGAGGAGCAGCTTGAAAATGTTCAGAAGTCTATTGACAAATTGGTAATGTCTCTTCCAAGCAATTATCACCAGTATAACAGTGAATCATCCTCCAAGACTAAGAAGGAACTAAAAAAGAAGTTACTTCCTTTGGCTTCAAGTAATGCAGCCAACCAGCTAAATTTTATAAGATCTCCTTGCTCACCTCTATCAGCTTCTCGGCAAGTTTTGGAATCTGATATTGAAAATATAGCTCCAGAGAACGATGATACTGTGTCCAGTGAGACTCATCCAGAGTCTGAAAAGGAAACACCAACAAAGAATGAAGAAGGTGGGGATGTCTCATCTAAGGAAAACACTTCAGGCTACCGGCGTTCTAGTTCAGTTAACATGAAGAAAATGCAGAAGATGTTCCAAAATGCAGCAGAAGAGAATGTAAGAAGCATAAGAGCATATGTTACAGAACTGAAAGAACGTGTGGCCAAACTTCAATACCAAAAACAACTACTTGTTTGCCAGGTATAATATCTTGTCTttctattattaatttcttCCCCATCTTGACTACTAGTTTCACTTTGATACACTTGTGTCTTTCTATCGttttaatttttgcattttttatattGCCTCTAGGTGCTGGAGCTGGAAGCAAATGAAGAAGCTGGGTACAATTTGGAGGATGAGGAATACACATGTGAGCCAGATGAGCCACAGGTTTCATGGCAAGTAACTTTTAGAGATCAAAGGCAGCAGATCATTGAGTTATGGGATATGTGCTACGTCTCCATCATCCATAGGACCCAGTTTTATTTGTTATTCAAGGGGGACCCAGCTGATCAAATATACATGGAGGTGGAGCTTAGGCGCTTGACTTGGTTACAGCAGCATCTAGCAGAACTTGGGAATGCAAGCCCAGCTCCTCAAATAGGGGAGGAGCCCACAATCTCTTTGTCATCAAggtctttttcttctctctctcttccaggCAGCTTACtggaataaaaattaattgtcaTTTTTAGTTTTACAAGATGactgaaaatttgaattttcatatCTTGTTCTAATGTGCAGTATCAGAGCATTGAAGCGTGAAAGGGAATTTCTTGCAAGGAGGTTAACCTCACTTTTGACTGtggaagagagagatgaattGTACATTAAATGGGATGTCCCACTTGAAGGGAAGCATAGGAAGATGCAACTAGTAAACAAGCTGTGGACAGATCCCCATGATGCTAAGCATATACAAGAGAGTGCTAAAATAGTGGCAAAGCTTGTAGGATTCAGAGAAGGTGGCAACATGTCAAGGGAGATGTTCGAGCTTAATTTTGCACTTCCATCTGATAAGAGGCAGTGGCTTGTGGGCTggaatcaaatttcaaatcttattcatttgtgaaaaaattacattttgtttgTAAGTAACTTTCCATTCTTATCTTTTGTACATGCAATTGAATTTTGGAGCTTTCCTCCAAAATGTCTTATGTTATTTCTTAACGTGTGACTGATTGATCGCACTATGCTTGATGATGGCTCgagatattaatttttgtaatattcATATTTGAATAAAAGAATCAATTCATTTGGCTTCCATCTGATTTGAACTTTTGGATATTAATAAGGTCCGCTGTTGGGAAAGGAAATGCCATTATCTTAATTCCTCTTGTACTAGTAATGTGGGGTGGAAGCCGCAAGAAGCATGTCTACTTTCAAGAATCTATTTAATAATACCTTACCATAATAGGAACctaatttgacctaaaaagcattaaaagcaCCTGCAAAATCTATTATCTTGATCTCAAATTGTGCATGAGAAACATAAGAAGCATTTTTtaatgagtaatgctacaaacgaaaactattttacaacatttttacaaaatgttgatgtaaccaacttcttattagtttttatttaagcccaccattaatatcacttttccaTTTACGAATAATTACTCACCacattagcagtttgtaaaaaattttgtaaaatagtttgtatctctaacattattcttttttaatttctctttttgcTGATGTTATGCAGTTTAAGTGTTTAACCATTTTTCATTGAATGTCAACTCCAAGAATTACTGTTTCCAACATGTACATAAATATGTTTGACTCCCCCATCACCTTTATACATGCAGTATTGACTTATGGGGTCCTCAAAAAAGTTTTCTACTATCTTTTGTTGAGGATATACTAGCTTTGATATCAAAACTAACATAACAAAATCAACtagaacagaaaaataaaataataaaccttAGAATAGGGTTCCTGGGAATCAGTTTCAAGCAGAGTAGAAAACCTAGGAATCAATATCTAGGATGATGGGCTGGATTTAGCACCAGGCCATTGGAAAATTCtaactgaaaatttattaatatcattcttATATAGATTACTGGgattaaaccctaatcctaaTGGAATTGAGTAAAGCttaattgttgaattacaaaaataacttgACTCTAGGAAATTATATAACAACTAATAACCAAATTAGCTAACAAGACCTAGAATAAAATCCAAAGGACCAATAGTTAAAGTAGAATTTAACTTGTAAAATTAAATTagtctaaataaaaataagatagtCTAGATATTGCCCCTGTATTATCCGACAATTGGTTTTGGCAATTAGAGGCGAGTCCACAGGGCTTTTCCTTAGAAGATTTTCTAATTAATAtctatgtataaaaaaatttgtcttgTGCTCCTTGAATGTATGTAATCTTTCTTGTTTTGGAAGCTTGAGCAAATGCTGATGTCAATTATAAGTAATGAAGTTAAAACATCTCTTTGGGAGGAAAAATATGGGATTCATTTGTGTTCTGCAAGCTTATTTCCTTTCTATATTTGCTTTGTTGCTTCATAACATATTCCACATGTTTGGTTCCATTCATTCTAGATTTCAGAGTATACATTCAATATTAGAAATTTTGGTAGAGTTGCCGAACAGGTGTGTTGTAGTCATTTTTGACTGGTTAGTTTTGATATACTACCtattttgagaaggaaaaaaagaaaacaagaaagagaTGTTTTAGATAGCTATTGGATTGATCATATCACCAGCAGATTTAACACCTATCTTCTAATGTCTGTTATTACCCAGTAAATTTATGGTTTCTTTTGTGATATAGAAACCAAAAAGTGAACGAAAAACTTCTATGGAAACCATTCCTCTAAATTGACTTAAGACAATCTTCAACTTCTGAGCTTAAATTCCATTAGCACATTGGCCTAAATTTTAGCAATCATTCTCATTTGTTGTTAGTGTAAGAGAAATTCcattttggaaacatttttgaCTGCTGAGCTACTTGCACTATGTTGCGAAATTGATGACAATGTTAATTCACTGTACTATGCTGGCTAATAATTATGTTGGCCAATTCAATCGAGCTATGCAGATGCACTGGAATTGAGACTCCGCACATAggattacaatatatatatatatatatatatatatcacaaaaaGGAGGTACTTTTCTATAGCATCAGAACTTCCAAATAATCAACATCAGCTGGTGACATAAAGCCACATTGTGAAATAAAATCCCCTGTTTTGGTCCTTGTAGCCTACTAGATTCAACTTCCATGAAAGCTCATCTATCCTCGATAATCTAAGTTATGATTGGAAATTTTGCTTATGTGCTCCATTAAATTTAGGAAGATATTACAATACAGTTGGTCTTCTAACCCGAACGAATTGCAAAAGTGTGTTTccagttttatttatttatttatttcatatgcATATAAATGTGACTTTAATCCATATTCCTCCCCTTCttccataataaaaatagtaaaatactgTGTAGCATGCTccatgtgtgagagagagagagagtaaaagcTCAAGTTCAACATTGATTTTGATAATGCATTAGTGGCCTTGCAACAACTAGTATATGACAAACCACTCAACAGACTAAATGTGGGAACATGTGCACACGACCCCAACATTATTTCCATCACAACTAGTGCTACTAACAACATATTACGATATACGATAGACCACACCAACTTTAACATAAATAAACTCTCTAATCTCCACCCTTGACAATTATGCATCAAAGCAGCATGATGCATATAGGATAGAGAAATAGTCCCACCATGAATGTTTTAGTCATCTAGCACTTGGGAAAGGGAGTTCCACAAGTGTTTGCAACTTTCCTGGCATTGGGGGAGTTGACAAACTTTTTGAGGTTGGGGTTCTTGAGGTACTGGCAGAGGCAGGGTTTCTGTTCCTTGATCTTACTGCAGCAGAGTGTAGATGGTGGACTTGCAGATGTGATTGCACTCACACAAGGGCTCAGCTGTGTTGGATTGCATGTTACTGCCATTATTACTTGTGTTTTAGCTAGGAGCAGCACCAGCAGAGTGCACACTACTGCAATGTATGATGCCTTCATTTTCCACTCACTTGAGGATATCAAAAGATTTGTGtctgtgcgtgtgtgtgtgtgtgtgtgagagagagagagagatggtggGGTGTGTGTGGTGAATTTGGCTGGGGTTCCCTCTTGATTTATAGAGCAGAGATTGGTAAAAAAGAAACACGAAAAGGCAAGATTAACCTCTGATTTGGATTAGTtaccaaagaaattttttatatttacatattttttcctaaaagatGGAGTCTTTGTGTTGGGGCCAATTACTTTGAAGTAGGTCCAATACTGAAAGAAGGAAATTGATTCAGTCCAAAAATCTAGCAGTAAAAAACTGTCTGATCCAATGATTTTAGTcgattttattcaatttttttattgggccGATCTTCACTGGCTTTTTCCACCTCAGTTTAAATAAGTTTAGGGAAAATTGATAAATACATGAGTAGGGTGAACTGGCTTCCACagaaagcattaaaaaaaattcttagaacAGTCAAACAAAATTAGGATGAATGTAATACCTACACAGTAAGAGAAGTTTTCACCTTTTCTCCCCTACGAAACCATACAGATCTTAGTTGTAACTAAGCAAGCTCTCTCGATTAAAGTTTGATGCTCCCTAATGAATTCATCTTCATAATTTATTGTAAcgattataataaaaaattaaaaatcttaagAATATGATAGTGAACTCAAAaaagttagttttatttatttattatttagtataaTTTAACTTCCTTTTTATAATGCCAAACCGAACTGAATGTAAATAccttaagagagagagagagagagagagagaagaaattgtTCAAAAGAATCACAACATTTCAAAGTGAATGATGCGAAGAACACATAAGTCAAGTTGGAACATTTCTTTTGTGAAAGACCTTTGAAATGTTTGATGATCCAAAGTCAATGTGACTTATCAATTAGCATGGTAAGTCATCTTTCGGTGGAGGTCAAGTACACAATCCATCTATCAATTTTGATTGTTCACATGGGTTCTGCAAGAAGCCTTGCGGAAACTCCTCtcacatatatcaaaattttttcttgattCACTCCTCTagtatgaaaatttttattcgTCTTTGAAAAATGCCACCAAATTGTTCTGTGGCcaatcaattacttttttttggaagaataaCATTTTCTTAAAGTACCATGATCGTTTCACATAACAAACTTCCACACTCCGTAACACCATGGGTAAAATGTGGACATTCTTCTAAGACCATGTACACGCCATGTGTGTACGAAGTGGAGTGTGAATGTTATTGGtatgaaataataattaaaggcAGGCCATAATCGACAATGATTAGCATGGCATTGCCGCATCCACCATACAATGTACTTCACATTGTTTAGTAAATCTAGCAAATTCAGACATGAAAAAGCAATACCCTTTTGCCCATAATATCGTTATAGGCATGGAACCTGTTCCCTACCATGCTTATCATGAGTATTAGAGGACTACACCTCTCCCCACTTATTAtggaacaatttttattattatttatttttactcaTTTGTAATTGCTATGCAGAAGCATGAAAGTTTTAATAGTGCCCCACCACCCCCCTTAACACCACAGTGGTTCCTTTCGGTGATGCTGATGTGAGTTATAGCTGCACTACTAGTTCTTATTGTGGAGCCACATGCTCTCATCATTAGTTTGACCTGCACTTGTAGCTTTGTCTAATGATGATTATAATCACTAATCATCATGAACCTTGTTATCAGTAATGCTATTACAATTGTACTGGTTAAAATGAGAAAGCGAGATCTGCCTACTTGTGGAATAATAAGAAGATAAGGGATAAGACTTGTGCGGCATGTGTTATACTGCACATGTATCTGGGTTTTgcttaaattaaaaagaaaaaaagaaaaaaagaaaaagaaaaaaagaagaagatattgaTACTTTGCTTCAGAAAGTTTTCATAGATTTACATTTTCATCCCACAAGATAGGAATGTGAGCTTAGAAATGAGAGCTAATGATTATTCAATTTACCGATATATTATACCctcttgtatttcttttttgttggaattATGATTACGTGAAAACATAATGATATAATGAGGCGCAATGAGGTGCATGCCAAAAACTTTGCTTACCTGATTAATTTGCAAGTTTAGGTTTTGATGGAGAAACGTGTATGGCATTATTATCAGTCCAGGTATGGCTATAACAGATTAGTGTGTCACGTTTAGGTTTGGAATTAGTCATGATTATAGTCACTCCTTTGATATCTATTGTGTATACgttttatattttacttaaTACTATATGTTTACAATTCTAGttctaataaattataaaaagcCTTTTGGCTGAGAGCTAAATAAAAGCAACCTTGTATTGATTTTCTGGTCAAGCAATTGGGCCAAAAGAACCAAACTTTATGAAGGTTAAGATAGCCTTTTTAACCCATACTATACCATAGGTACATACATACGTGTATGTTCGATTTTTCTTCCTTATTGCCAAATCAATGGATTTAGGAGATCATATACAGAAATAACTTGTACATGCCTATCAAAAGTGGAAATCAATTAGATCCACGGCACTTTAAATCTTCattccaaggaaaaaaaatgtaagaaagTATTAAATTTTAGTCCAAAGAGGACTATCCAATGTATGGACAAGTTCTACTTTGTTAGCATTTTCTCTTTAGTCTTTAGCCTTAGTAGGCGCCCATTAGTTGAGCTTTCATAAAGAGGCTATCCAATGTATGGACAAGTTCTACTTTGTTAGCATTTGCTCTTTAGTCTTTAGCCTTGGTAGACGCCCATTCGTTGAGCTTTCATTGTAGCAGAGATTTGCAACTATTATCTCTGCTTTCTCGTGAAGCAAAAAGGATTTCATTGTGCAGCTGGAACACAAAGTGACTTCTTTCCAATCATTAAAGACAAATCTCAATCTCCTTTTCTGCACAAAATACATACTAACTTGTTGGATTCATCTAGTTTGTTCATGTATGTGGACCATATTTAATTCGTAACGAAGCTAGTTTACCTTTAAAATTACATCAAAagtgtttgattttattatgcGTATGTGATTTTATTGTAGCTTTTGAATAATGTACACTGCAAGTACCCAGGGTTACTAGTGTACATTGAAAAGGGAAAACCTCGGACACCTTGTAAACACGAAAAAGGCAACTAATTTTTAAAGGTAAACTAGCTAGACTATTCTAGTTGTTTCGGAGCACTAGACCTAACAAGATATTATTGTTTACCATGCGGATCGTCGGCAGATGCAAGAGGCTTCCCTTATGTGGTAGGAGTACCAGACAGGATATGGATTGATATGtgttaagagttaagacataagTTAGAGGCATGAGAAGGCTTCCCTGTAAGAACACAGGACATGACACAAGATTAATTGTATGTTCATTTTTAAACATGTGTTAGTATATATTGTGTCTTCTCGTGTGCACAAAACCACTAGAAGGAAGCcaaattcattcatttcagTATTTCTCAataacaaaaaatcattttatttttatagaatcttgttaa
The Quercus lobata isolate SW786 chromosome 10, ValleyOak3.0 Primary Assembly, whole genome shotgun sequence DNA segment above includes these coding regions:
- the LOC115964149 gene encoding kinesin-like protein NACK1, giving the protein MTVRTPGTPASKIDRTPVSTPGGPRSREEKIVVTVRLRPLNKREQLAKDQVAWDCIDDHTIVYKPPPQERSAQPASFSFDKVFGPASITEAVYEEGVKTVALSSLMGINATIFAYGQTSSGKTYTMRGITEKAVNDIYRHIMNTPERDFTIKISGLEIYNENVRDLLNSESGRNLKLLDDPEKGTVVEKLVEETANDDQHLRQLISICEAQRQVGETALNDNSSRSHQIIRLTIESTLRENSDCVRSFIASLNFVDLAGSERASQTHADGARLREGCHINLSLMTLTTVIRKLSVGKRSGHIPYRDSKLTRILQHSLGGNARTAIICTLSPAMSHVEQSRNTLYFATRAKEVTNNAQVNMVVSDKQLVKHLQKEVARLEAELRTPDPKKEKDFKIQQMEKEMEELRRQRDLAQSQVDELRKKLQEDQQGSNPIESPRPSVKKCLSYTGALSPKLEGKELGRGDKVRSTMLRQSMRQSSTAPFTLMHEIRKLEHLQEQLGEEANRALEVLQKEVACHRLGNQDAAETIAKLQAEIRDMRSVRSLPREVEVGNVVAPNKSVSANLKEEITRLHSQGSTIANLEEQLENVQKSIDKLVMSLPSNYHQYNSESSSKTKKELKKKLLPLASSNAANQLNFIRSPCSPLSASRQVLESDIENIAPENDDTVSSETHPESEKETPTKNEEGGDVSSKENTSGYRRSSSVNMKKMQKMFQNAAEENVRSIRAYVTELKERVAKLQYQKQLLVCQVLELEANEEAGYNLEDEEYTCEPDEPQVSWQVTFRDQRQQIIELWDMCYVSIIHRTQFYLLFKGDPADQIYMEVELRRLTWLQQHLAELGNASPAPQIGEEPTISLSSSIRALKREREFLARRLTSLLTVEERDELYIKWDVPLEGKHRKMQLVNKLWTDPHDAKHIQESAKIVAKLVGFREGGNMSREMFELNFALPSDKRQWLVGWNQISNLIHL
- the LOC115964150 gene encoding non-specific lipid-transfer protein 2, with the protein product MKASYIAVVCTLLVLLLAKTQVIMAVTCNPTQLSPCVSAITSASPPSTLCCSKIKEQKPCLCQYLKNPNLKKFVNSPNARKVANTCGTPFPKC